Proteins found in one Brachionichthys hirsutus isolate HB-005 unplaced genomic scaffold, CSIRO-AGI_Bhir_v1 contig_273, whole genome shotgun sequence genomic segment:
- the LOC137915103 gene encoding neurogenic differentiation factor 6-B-like, which produces MLTLPFEESHMMCEPRFGANYPRDSMPESLEQERAHDPERSNSDMRDVEDDTSDRDEEEREDDQDEDGLPKKRGPRKKKHGKERMDRSRVRRHEANTRERNRMHGLNAALESLRKVVPCYSKTQKLSKIETLRLAKNYIWALSETLSAGKRPDLLNFVQTLCKGLSQPTTNLVAGCLQLNARNFLTDHNGEVMFSGRAPYDAMYSYPGSDMNTPPGHSGSGADTGSKPFRHYGYSGVYEPYYENPSPDSGSSHFDGQLSPPMNFNGIFSRKHEDPPDYGKSSHYGMRYCSASGRTALAHNSMYRVSPEARFPYDLHVRSQSFQSQGEINGSFHN; this is translated from the coding sequence ATGTTGACACTGCCATTTGAGGAATCTCATATGATGTGTGAGCCGCGATTTGGTGCCAATTATCCCCGCGACAGCATGCCCGAGAGCCTGGAGCAGGAGCGAGCGCACGACCCGGAAAGGTCCAACTCAGACATGAGGGACGTCGAGGACGACACGTCTGACAGAGacgaggaagagagggaggacgaTCAAGATGAGGACGGGCTTCCTAAAAAGCGAGGCCCCCGGAAAAAGAAGCACGGCAAGGAGCGGATGGACAGGTCCAGGGTCCGGCGCCATGAAGCCAACACCCGAGAGCGCAACCGGATGCACGGCTTGAACGCCGCGCTCGAGAGCCTTCGCAAAGTTGTGCCGTGCTACTCCAAAACGCAAAAACTATCCAAGATCGAGACCCTGAGGCTGGCTAAGAACTACATCTGGGCCCTTTCGGAGACTCTGAGCGCGGGGAAGAGACCGGATCTGCTCAATTTCGTCCAGACTTTGTGCAAAGGATTATCTCAGCCCACAACCAATTTGGTGGCCGGTTGCTTGCAGCTGAACGCCAGAAATTTCCTCACAGACCACAACGGGGAGGTCATGTTCTCTGGCAGGGCGCCATACGATGCCATGTATTCGTACCCCGGCTCAGACATGAACACCCCGCCCGGTCACAGCGGCAGCGGCGCGGACACCGGCTCCAAACCGTTCAGACACTACGGCTACAGCGGCGTGTACGAGCCCTACTACGAGAACCCGTCCCCAGACAGCGGGAGCTCACATTTCGACGGCCAATTGAGCCCTCCGATGAACTTTAACGGGATCTTTTCCCGAAAACACGAAGATCCGCCAGACTACGGCAAAAGCAGCCATTATGGCATGCGCTACTGCAGTGCGTCCGGGCGCACGGCTCTTGCGCACAACTCCATGTACAGAGTCTCCCCAGAGGCCCGTTTCCCGTACGATCTGCACGTCCGCAGCCAGTCCTTCCAATCACAAGGGGAAATAAATGGCTCTTTCCACAATTAA